One window of Catonella massiliensis genomic DNA carries:
- a CDS encoding flagellar hook-length control protein FliK, with protein sequence MPLDISRVPNGGISSGRESASVAKSSEVSKIAVSGGAAGGVNSDSLSKGQVLSGQVTNISPGELTLELENGQTMTARYDNNSELSIGDVAKFRVVDSEDGHIMLKTMQTGTTLENVVYKALDASGLPFSPKNEELVTALIKNEYPVSKQMINGMLQQSLKNPEISMTNLVLMNKAGLDINPESTKLFEMYSSGRTELAAATEQNFKDMLGMIEGLLSDGNIEGGAKLASDLLDIFNIGKEPDELVLSLVANDEASLPTTAPTNLAELLDSLAGEGATVTDPSIITEDGEPVNVTLTSETPISSILNEEQRLEVFTLFENADIDVDAAKLQNLIKGELSLSELSDLLKTLPETDLSKLDNLMKQVTDLTGKGLPATNDMLAGLLPESATLSEAANHIKDILSNTNLPPELKQALLKSDDFHKTLKMLVHTDWTLSAEELTEKDAVLNIYKRMDEQIDKLKTLADNTAGQASAKLSTDLGQTKQNMNFMNEMNQMYNFTELPIRMNGQTTTGDLYVYSDKHRKRVAGGNGISCLLHLDMKSLGGMNIRIELNEGTVSTRFFLNDDSSGKLITDNLFELDSALTKQGFNPKSEVIKTTDKEEERRLLSGEFNPINDFIPSEVESNNFSRYTFDMRA encoded by the coding sequence ATGCCATTAGATATATCAAGAGTGCCAAACGGAGGGATTTCAAGCGGAAGGGAATCGGCATCAGTCGCAAAAAGCAGTGAAGTCTCTAAGATAGCTGTTTCAGGGGGCGCAGCGGGTGGAGTAAATTCAGACAGCTTGTCTAAGGGACAGGTATTGTCAGGTCAAGTGACCAACATATCCCCTGGGGAGCTGACCTTAGAGCTTGAAAATGGTCAAACTATGACAGCCAGATATGATAACAACTCTGAGCTTTCCATTGGTGATGTAGCTAAGTTTAGGGTGGTAGACAGCGAAGACGGACATATTATGTTAAAAACTATGCAGACAGGGACTACCCTTGAAAATGTAGTATATAAGGCTCTTGACGCCTCCGGTCTGCCATTTTCCCCTAAAAATGAAGAACTGGTCACAGCTCTCATTAAAAATGAATATCCCGTTAGTAAGCAGATGATAAATGGCATGCTCCAACAATCCCTCAAAAATCCTGAAATATCTATGACTAATCTCGTACTTATGAATAAGGCTGGCTTAGATATAAATCCTGAGTCTACAAAGCTCTTTGAAATGTACAGCAGTGGCAGAACCGAGCTTGCTGCTGCGACCGAGCAAAACTTCAAGGACATGCTTGGAATGATAGAGGGTCTGCTTTCTGATGGAAATATAGAGGGTGGTGCAAAGTTAGCCTCTGACCTCCTTGATATATTCAACATAGGTAAGGAGCCTGATGAGCTGGTACTTTCACTTGTGGCTAATGACGAGGCTAGTCTTCCTACCACAGCTCCTACAAATCTTGCAGAGCTTTTAGACAGTCTTGCAGGAGAGGGAGCTACAGTAACTGACCCTAGTATAATCACTGAGGATGGAGAACCTGTAAATGTCACATTAACAAGCGAAACTCCTATTTCATCCATATTAAATGAAGAACAACGCCTTGAAGTGTTTACCTTGTTTGAAAATGCTGACATAGACGTGGATGCAGCCAAGCTTCAAAACCTCATAAAGGGAGAGCTAAGTCTTAGTGAATTGTCAGACCTCTTAAAAACCCTGCCTGAAACTGACCTTTCAAAGCTTGATAATCTTATGAAGCAGGTAACTGACTTAACAGGAAAGGGACTTCCTGCCACAAATGATATGCTTGCAGGGCTTCTTCCCGAAAGTGCAACCCTTAGTGAGGCAGCTAATCATATTAAAGATATACTAAGTAACACCAATCTTCCTCCTGAGCTTAAGCAGGCGCTTCTTAAGTCAGATGATTTCCACAAAACTCTTAAGATGCTTGTTCATACTGATTGGACTCTGTCTGCGGAGGAGCTGACTGAAAAGGATGCCGTTCTTAATATCTACAAGAGGATGGATGAACAGATAGATAAGCTTAAGACTCTGGCTGACAATACAGCAGGGCAGGCCTCTGCCAAGCTTTCTACTGATTTGGGACAGACCAAACAGAATATGAATTTTATGAATGAAATGAATCAGATGTATAATTTTACGGAACTTCCTATAAGGATGAACGGTCAGACCACAACCGGAGATTTATATGTCTATTCCGACAAGCATAGAAAAAGGGTGGCAGGAGGAAATGGTATATCCTGTCTCCTCCACCTTGACATGAAGAGTCTCGGCGGAATGAACATAAGAATCGAGTTAAATGAGGGCACAGTGTCTACAAGGTTCTTCCTCAATGATGACAGCTCGGGAAAACTTATAACAGACAATCTTTTCGAGCTTGACAGTGCGCTTACAAAGCAGGGATTTAATCCAAAAAGCGAGGTCATAAAGACTACTGATAAAGAAGAGGAAAGAAGGCTGTTGTCCGGTGAATTTAACCCTATAAATGACTTCATCCCTTCTGAGGTTGAAAGCAATAATTTTAGCAGATATACCTTTGATATGAGGGCGTAA
- a CDS encoding PilZ domain-containing protein, translated as MDAINTGVININELLPGAMISLTARKGDKSYRFESFVLEFQEKEDLDYIKTLKGDYVIVEPIRVEDKIIKFAAEGVSYFLIGNHKEKPYLFEKVFVDKINLPLYGTAHIIRSEVEGKRFNRRDYFRLWLGQHCNIALRGSKAQHDAMVKDISSTGVGLIVKKEYEVNVGDAIEIQFNFEKYNEQKEDYTFSLHTLLGEVVRVVDKNEKANLVGCKLTEGQEEVSKFIAQRQRERNRVGRKTNDLISMFVGKDSNEND; from the coding sequence ATGGATGCAATCAATACTGGAGTTATTAATATAAATGAACTGCTGCCGGGGGCAATGATAAGCCTGACAGCCAGAAAGGGTGATAAGTCTTACAGGTTTGAAAGCTTTGTTTTAGAGTTTCAAGAGAAGGAGGACCTGGATTATATAAAGACTCTAAAAGGTGACTATGTGATTGTTGAGCCAATAAGAGTAGAAGATAAGATAATCAAGTTTGCTGCTGAGGGAGTCAGTTATTTTCTAATAGGTAATCACAAGGAAAAACCGTATTTATTTGAAAAAGTATTCGTAGATAAGATAAATCTTCCTCTATACGGAACGGCGCATATCATCAGGTCGGAAGTGGAAGGAAAGAGATTTAACAGAAGAGATTACTTTAGGCTATGGCTTGGACAGCACTGCAATATTGCACTAAGAGGAAGCAAAGCCCAGCATGATGCTATGGTGAAGGACATAAGCAGTACAGGTGTCGGACTCATCGTCAAAAAAGAGTATGAAGTCAATGTCGGAGATGCCATAGAGATTCAGTTTAATTTTGAAAAATACAATGAGCAAAAAGAAGACTATACCTTTTCACTCCATACCCTTTTGGGGGAAGTAGTAAGGGTGGTTGATAAAAATGAAAAGGCTAACCTGGTAGGTTGTAAGTTAACCGAAGGACAGGAAGAAGTAAGCAAATTCATTGCCCAAAGGCAGAGGGAAAGAAACCGGGTAGGAAGAAAAACAAATGACCTCATCAGTATGTTTGTGGGAAAAGATAGCAATGAAAATGATTAG
- the leuS gene encoding leucine--tRNA ligase produces the protein MPDNERKPYNPAEIEPKWQKYWEKNETFKTDVWDFSKPKYYVLDMFPYPSGVGLHAGHPEGYTATDIVSRMKRMQGYNVLHPMGYDSFGLPAEQYAVSTGNNPNGFTEKNIVSFSNQLKELGFDYDWSKMIATSDKNYYKWTQWIFEKLYEKGYAKYMDMPVNWCEELGTVLSNDEVIDGKSERGGFPVVRKNMKQWAIDQVAFAEELLEGLNEIDWPESTKEMQRNWIGKSEGVEVDFKIVGGGEFSIYTTCIETIYGITFMVLAPDGETVKSLMPRIKNKEAVQKYIDETLKKNDMDRTELNKTKSGCVLEGIYAINPVNGKEVPVYIGDFVLASYGTGAVMAVPSHDQRDFEYSEAHNIPRIQVIDGGDVSEHAFEKQDYLGKGCKLMNSEEFSGLTVEEAKEAITEKLVNMGVARKKVNYHFREWIFARQRYWGEPIPVVHTEDGRVVLLPESELPLVLPELDDYKGKNGKAPLENATQWKEYNKNGIKGKRETSTMPGSAGSSWYYMRYIDPKNNDEFANQELLKHWLPVDLYIGGPEHAVGHLMYSRIWNRFLYNEGLSPVKEPFKKLVHQGMILGSNGIKMGKRYPEYAVNPSDIVRDYGADTLRIYEMFMGPLEASKPWSKQGVEGSRKFLGRVFFYFSNPENLVRATEEGYNELLEEHKLIYNQTVKKVTDDFETLGFNTAISQMMIFMNSVTKGKCPMEYAEGFVKLISCICPHLGEELWEMFGHTGTIAYETWPTYDEAALVVDTVKIGVQVNGKVRGTIEIGAEAEEEEAMKEAFEIASVNKAIDGKPIRKVIYVKGKILNIVAK, from the coding sequence ATGCCTGATAATGAAAGAAAACCATATAATCCTGCTGAGATAGAGCCTAAGTGGCAGAAATACTGGGAGAAAAATGAGACCTTTAAGACAGATGTCTGGGACTTTAGCAAGCCTAAGTACTATGTACTTGATATGTTCCCTTATCCATCGGGAGTGGGCCTTCACGCAGGACATCCTGAGGGCTATACAGCTACAGATATCGTATCTAGAATGAAGAGGATGCAGGGCTACAATGTACTTCATCCAATGGGGTACGATTCATTCGGTCTTCCTGCGGAGCAGTATGCAGTAAGCACAGGCAATAACCCAAATGGCTTTACCGAGAAGAATATAGTGTCATTTTCAAATCAGCTTAAAGAACTTGGCTTTGACTATGACTGGTCAAAGATGATAGCTACTTCAGACAAAAATTATTATAAATGGACTCAGTGGATATTTGAGAAGCTCTATGAAAAGGGTTATGCAAAATATATGGATATGCCTGTAAACTGGTGCGAAGAGCTTGGTACAGTGCTTTCCAATGATGAAGTAATTGATGGCAAGAGTGAGCGTGGTGGCTTCCCTGTGGTTAGAAAGAATATGAAGCAGTGGGCTATAGACCAGGTTGCCTTTGCTGAAGAGCTGCTGGAAGGCCTTAACGAGATAGACTGGCCTGAATCAACCAAAGAAATGCAGAGAAACTGGATAGGAAAAAGCGAGGGCGTAGAGGTTGATTTCAAGATAGTCGGTGGTGGGGAATTCTCCATCTATACAACCTGTATAGAGACTATTTACGGTATCACCTTTATGGTGCTTGCCCCTGATGGTGAGACAGTTAAGAGCCTTATGCCAAGGATTAAAAATAAAGAAGCAGTACAGAAATACATAGATGAAACCCTCAAAAAGAACGATATGGACAGAACTGAACTAAATAAAACAAAGTCTGGCTGTGTGCTTGAGGGAATATATGCTATAAATCCTGTAAACGGTAAGGAAGTCCCTGTATACATAGGTGACTTCGTACTTGCAAGCTACGGTACAGGAGCTGTTATGGCGGTTCCAAGCCACGATCAGAGAGATTTTGAGTATTCTGAGGCACATAATATACCAAGGATACAGGTAATAGACGGTGGTGATGTGAGTGAGCATGCCTTTGAAAAGCAGGATTATCTTGGCAAGGGCTGCAAGCTTATGAATTCTGAAGAATTTAGCGGACTTACTGTAGAAGAGGCTAAGGAAGCAATCACAGAAAAGCTTGTTAATATGGGAGTGGCAAGAAAGAAAGTCAACTACCACTTCAGGGAGTGGATATTTGCGAGACAGCGTTATTGGGGTGAGCCTATTCCTGTAGTCCATACAGAAGACGGCAGAGTGGTTCTTCTTCCTGAAAGTGAGCTTCCTCTTGTGCTTCCTGAGCTTGATGATTACAAGGGAAAGAATGGCAAAGCACCTCTTGAAAATGCTACCCAGTGGAAAGAATACAATAAAAACGGCATTAAGGGAAAGCGCGAAACCTCTACAATGCCAGGTAGTGCAGGAAGTTCCTGGTATTATATGCGCTACATAGACCCTAAGAACAATGATGAATTTGCCAACCAGGAACTCCTAAAGCACTGGCTCCCTGTAGACCTTTACATAGGCGGACCTGAACATGCGGTGGGACACCTTATGTATTCAAGGATTTGGAACCGTTTCCTTTACAACGAGGGACTTTCTCCTGTTAAAGAGCCATTTAAGAAGCTTGTGCATCAGGGAATGATACTTGGCTCAAACGGCATCAAAATGGGTAAGCGTTATCCTGAATATGCGGTAAATCCAAGCGACATAGTCAGGGATTACGGAGCAGATACACTTAGAATATATGAAATGTTTATGGGACCTCTTGAGGCATCCAAGCCTTGGAGTAAGCAGGGTGTGGAAGGCTCAAGGAAATTCCTCGGAAGAGTATTCTTCTACTTCTCAAATCCTGAAAACCTTGTAAGAGCCACAGAAGAGGGCTATAACGAACTGCTGGAAGAGCATAAGCTCATCTACAATCAGACTGTTAAAAAGGTAACAGATGATTTTGAGACTCTTGGCTTTAATACAGCTATAAGCCAGATGATGATATTTATGAATTCCGTAACCAAGGGTAAATGCCCTATGGAATACGCTGAAGGCTTTGTAAAGCTGATATCTTGTATCTGCCCTCATCTTGGAGAGGAACTCTGGGAGATGTTCGGACACACAGGTACAATAGCTTATGAAACCTGGCCTACCTATGATGAGGCAGCTCTTGTAGTAGATACTGTCAAGATAGGCGTACAGGTAAACGGCAAGGTAAGAGGTACTATTGAAATCGGTGCTGAGGCAGAGGAAGAAGAGGCTATGAAAGAGGCATTTGAGATTGCATCAGTGAATAAAGCAATAGATGGAAAGCCTATAAGAAAGGTGATTTATGTAAAGGGCAAGATACTTAATATAGTGGCGAAATAA
- a CDS encoding PD-(D/E)XK nuclease family transposase — MPNKLNEERLKDILADLTLLDDIMMSQVFDNNIPAASLLLKVILRKNDIKVISVVGQKVLKSNEIGGRSIKLDILAEDSEGKSYNVEIQRSKDGADEHRARFHSCMLDTRMLQAGQDFKELADSYVIFITEKDYFKEGLPIYSIDRVIKETQKNFLDGSHIIYVNGEYEGNDEVGKLIHDLKEKNSKDMYNKELAESLEYFKEKGDRRVMSSKWEEFVEEIREEEREKAEKKIAQAEKKANKEKTEASLLTTVTAGIAYGVGKDKIIERLCKEFKLTKNAAEKKYKKYAVETA; from the coding sequence TTGCCCAACAAATTGAATGAAGAAAGACTTAAGGATATTTTAGCTGACCTAACCCTGCTTGATGATATTATGATGTCACAGGTATTTGATAACAACATACCTGCAGCATCCCTATTGCTAAAGGTTATACTTAGAAAAAATGATATAAAAGTAATATCGGTGGTAGGGCAGAAAGTTTTAAAAAGCAATGAGATAGGTGGAAGAAGTATTAAACTTGATATTCTTGCAGAAGATAGTGAAGGTAAAAGTTACAATGTGGAAATCCAAAGGAGTAAAGATGGAGCAGATGAACATAGGGCCAGGTTTCACAGCTGTATGCTTGATACAAGGATGTTACAAGCAGGCCAGGATTTTAAGGAGTTAGCGGACTCCTATGTAATTTTTATCACAGAAAAGGATTATTTTAAAGAGGGACTTCCTATTTATAGTATTGATAGAGTAATTAAAGAAACACAGAAAAATTTTCTTGACGGTTCGCATATTATATATGTTAATGGGGAGTATGAAGGAAATGACGAAGTTGGAAAACTAATACATGATCTTAAAGAAAAGAATTCAAAGGATATGTATAACAAGGAATTGGCAGAAAGCTTGGAATATTTTAAGGAGAAAGGAGATAGAAGAGTTATGAGTTCAAAATGGGAAGAGTTTGTCGAGGAAATTCGTGAAGAAGAAAGGGAAAAGGCAGAAAAGAAGATTGCTCAAGCAGAAAAAAAGGCAAATAAGGAGAAGACAGAGGCATCGCTGCTTACTACAGTGACAGCAGGAATAGCATATGGCGTGGGAAAGGATAAAATAATAGAAAGGCTTTGCAAGGAATTTAAGCTCACTAAAAATGCAGCAGAGAAAAAGTATAAAAAATATGCTGTAGAGACTGCATAA
- a CDS encoding RNA polymerase sigma factor RpoD has product MADKQYEFATRLADLVAQAQISGNKVHESDIKEFFEDLELDDAQFDHIFAYLTASHITIEGFETKEEIEAEVKKYENAAKEQLEEAAREGYEKKSRIKKKNNRKDLKFHSEFLNMYLEELRDIEKMTAKEEEKLIKLILSGDEKAEADYIERKLHKVVELARGFELTEDYFKELIAEGNVGLLLGLAELKALEDEKEPIEFIESRIESAMQDFIEESLEIESTANAMVAKVNFVSDAAKKMKEINGSSPTLKELASYTNLTEAELTDIIELSGDELKSNE; this is encoded by the coding sequence ATGGCAGATAAACAATATGAATTTGCTACCCGCCTTGCCGACCTTGTGGCTCAGGCGCAGATTAGCGGAAATAAGGTTCACGAAAGTGATATAAAAGAATTTTTTGAAGACTTAGAACTTGATGATGCTCAGTTTGACCATATTTTTGCATACCTTACTGCATCACATATTACAATTGAAGGTTTTGAAACTAAAGAAGAGATTGAGGCTGAGGTTAAAAAATATGAAAACGCTGCGAAGGAACAGCTTGAAGAAGCAGCAAGAGAAGGCTACGAGAAAAAAAGCAGGATAAAAAAGAAAAACAACAGGAAGGACCTTAAATTCCATTCTGAATTCTTAAATATGTATCTGGAAGAATTAAGAGACATAGAAAAAATGACTGCAAAAGAAGAAGAAAAGCTTATTAAACTCATACTTAGCGGAGATGAAAAGGCTGAGGCAGACTATATAGAAAGAAAACTCCATAAAGTAGTGGAATTAGCGAGGGGATTTGAACTAACGGAAGATTATTTTAAGGAGCTGATAGCAGAAGGAAATGTAGGACTACTATTGGGTTTAGCTGAGCTAAAAGCTTTAGAAGATGAAAAAGAGCCAATTGAGTTTATTGAAAGCAGAATAGAAAGTGCAATGCAGGACTTTATCGAAGAGAGCCTTGAGATAGAAAGTACAGCAAACGCTATGGTAGCAAAGGTAAACTTTGTCAGTGACGCAGCCAAAAAAATGAAAGAAATAAACGGTTCATCACCTACACTTAAAGAACTTGCAAGCTATACTAATTTGACCGAAGCTGAACTAACTGATATCATAGAACTGTCGGGTGATGAGCTAAAAAGTAACGAGTGA
- the purB gene encoding adenylosuccinate lyase translates to MSTDRYISPLSGRYASKEMQYIFSQDKKFTTWRRLWIALAEAERELGLNISEEQIAELKEHVNDINYDVAIAREKEVRHDVMSHVYAYGVQCPKAKGIIHLGATSCYVGDNTDIIIMTEGLKLVKKKLVNVMSKLADFADKYKALPTLAFTHFQPAQPTTVGKRAALWLMELTLDYDDICYLIDSMKLLGSKGTTGTQASFLELFDGDQEKIKKIDKLIAKKMGFADCYPVSGQTYSRKVDSRVLNVLAGIASSAHKFSNDIRLLQHLKEVEEPFEKSQIGSSAMAYKRNPMRSERIASLSRYVMSDLMNPYITAATQWFERTLDDSANKRLSIPEAFLAIDGILDLYMNVADGLVVYEKVIEKHIMAELPFMATENIMMDAVKRGGDRQELHEKIRTLSMEAGRNVKERGLDNNLLELIAAEPSFNITLEELKKQMDPSKYTGRSKEQVEDFLKEVIRPILEENKALLGLEAEINV, encoded by the coding sequence ATGAGTACAGACCGTTATATCAGCCCACTTTCAGGGAGGTATGCAAGCAAGGAAATGCAGTACATATTTTCACAGGATAAGAAATTCACCACATGGCGAAGACTGTGGATTGCCCTTGCAGAAGCAGAAAGAGAACTCGGCCTTAATATCAGTGAAGAGCAGATAGCAGAGCTAAAGGAGCATGTAAACGATATCAACTATGATGTAGCCATAGCCAGAGAAAAAGAAGTCCGCCACGATGTTATGAGCCATGTCTATGCCTACGGAGTACAATGTCCTAAGGCAAAGGGAATCATTCATCTTGGAGCAACTTCCTGCTATGTAGGAGACAATACAGACATTATCATAATGACTGAGGGCCTAAAACTCGTTAAGAAAAAACTTGTTAATGTAATGAGTAAACTTGCTGATTTTGCTGATAAATATAAGGCACTGCCAACTCTTGCCTTTACTCATTTTCAGCCTGCACAGCCTACTACTGTAGGAAAGAGGGCCGCACTTTGGCTTATGGAGCTTACGCTTGACTATGATGATATCTGCTACCTTATAGACAGCATGAAATTGCTTGGTTCAAAAGGAACTACAGGTACACAGGCAAGTTTCCTCGAGCTTTTTGATGGAGACCAAGAGAAGATAAAGAAAATAGATAAGTTAATTGCTAAGAAGATGGGATTTGCAGATTGCTACCCTGTATCAGGTCAGACCTATTCAAGAAAGGTGGACTCAAGAGTTCTTAATGTACTTGCGGGAATTGCATCAAGTGCCCATAAATTCTCAAATGACATCAGACTGTTGCAGCATCTTAAAGAGGTGGAAGAACCATTTGAAAAGAGCCAGATAGGTTCATCTGCTATGGCTTACAAGAGAAATCCTATGCGTAGTGAGCGTATTGCATCCCTCTCAAGATATGTGATGAGCGATTTGATGAACCCTTACATAACTGCGGCTACCCAGTGGTTTGAGAGAACTCTGGACGATTCTGCCAACAAGCGTCTGTCTATACCTGAGGCCTTCCTTGCTATAGACGGCATCCTTGATTTGTATATGAATGTAGCTGACGGCCTTGTAGTTTATGAGAAGGTGATTGAGAAGCATATAATGGCTGAGCTTCCATTTATGGCTACTGAGAATATAATGATGGACGCGGTGAAAAGAGGAGGAGACAGGCAGGAGCTTCACGAGAAGATAAGAACCCTGTCTATGGAGGCTGGAAGGAATGTAAAGGAAAGAGGACTTGACAACAATCTCCTTGAACTAATTGCAGCCGAACCATCCTTTAACATCACTCTAGAAGAGCTTAAAAAGCAGATGGATCCGTCCAAGTACACAGGCCGTTCCAAAGAGCAGGTAGAGGACTTCTTAAAGGAGGTTATAAGGCCTATACTTGAGGAAAATAAGGCTCTGCTGGGACTTGAGGCTGAGATAAATGTATAG
- a CDS encoding ABC transporter permease, whose translation MTHIVELPKLVHIEFMKSRHKHHFLLLIVMLVLNYFLLFKGIKNDGHQWLNVFYGIPLVNSILLSVYMAILASQTVDIENKGTMWNLISTLCSKRNIFLSKNLYGLIHIVLFCIIQMSCVGLLGRYLGFQGNVPNSVIMITFFAEVISGMILFQVQCLISLLFPSQFAALSIGFGGTLTGLFLAFISKIAWTPWSVLISLSCVRMDYEESTRTTNVFWELPTTTQIVVALIYLLCTFLIGLYLFSAIEPGEALGSSGRVRATHSLHSSIPAELIKLKRNPVWIPFILIPVISATIGTINFTQNQGVLHFTWGDLWTQHSIFLSFFFLAPLIGVVCSLQWRMEHLGSNWNLILSVTSPFKLFKDKWAATSFVSSLCIIWLVVIYVATGKILGIPDSIPTLFWSRILAMLISVMAITAVQNLLSLILHSFALPVAIAFLGCLSGVAFIMKGLYFLTPYSLLIYGAGSTSITENLNLPMVLISASIWIFASIAVGILFIKNTDVRTHV comes from the coding sequence ATGACACATATAGTTGAACTTCCAAAATTAGTTCATATTGAATTTATGAAATCCCGTCATAAACATCATTTTCTACTGCTTATTGTAATGTTAGTATTAAATTACTTTCTTCTGTTTAAGGGTATAAAAAATGATGGTCATCAATGGTTGAATGTATTTTATGGAATTCCTTTAGTTAACAGCATTTTACTTTCAGTTTATATGGCAATTTTAGCCAGTCAGACTGTCGATATAGAGAACAAAGGCACTATGTGGAATCTTATATCTACCTTGTGTAGCAAACGCAATATATTTCTGTCTAAAAATCTGTATGGACTTATTCACATTGTATTATTCTGTATCATACAGATGAGTTGTGTAGGTCTTTTAGGCAGGTACCTTGGTTTTCAAGGAAATGTACCTAATTCGGTCATTATGATTACCTTTTTTGCAGAAGTTATAAGTGGCATGATTTTGTTTCAGGTGCAGTGTCTGATTTCTCTCTTGTTTCCAAGCCAGTTTGCAGCACTCTCCATAGGCTTCGGAGGCACCCTCACAGGTTTATTCCTTGCCTTTATAAGCAAGATAGCATGGACTCCTTGGTCAGTTCTAATTTCTCTTAGCTGTGTAAGGATGGATTATGAGGAATCAACCCGTACTACGAATGTATTCTGGGAACTGCCTACAACTACACAGATTGTTGTTGCACTAATTTATCTTCTTTGTACATTTTTGATCGGCCTGTACCTTTTCTCTGCAATAGAACCCGGAGAAGCACTTGGCAGTAGCGGCCGTGTAAGGGCAACACACTCTCTACACAGCAGTATTCCTGCGGAACTAATTAAGTTAAAACGCAATCCTGTATGGATTCCTTTTATTCTGATTCCTGTAATATCTGCCACAATTGGAACAATTAATTTTACACAGAATCAAGGTGTTCTTCATTTTACCTGGGGCGATTTGTGGACACAGCACTCCATTTTCCTAAGTTTCTTTTTCCTTGCGCCGTTAATAGGAGTTGTATGCAGCCTTCAGTGGAGGATGGAGCATCTGGGAAGCAATTGGAACCTCATTTTATCTGTGACATCTCCTTTTAAATTATTTAAGGATAAGTGGGCTGCCACCTCTTTTGTATCTTCGCTGTGTATCATATGGCTGGTAGTTATATATGTCGCTACCGGGAAAATTCTTGGTATTCCTGACAGCATACCTACGTTGTTCTGGAGCAGGATTCTTGCAATGCTTATCTCTGTGATGGCGATTACAGCAGTACAAAATTTGTTGTCACTTATATTACATTCTTTTGCATTACCTGTTGCCATAGCTTTCCTTGGGTGCCTAAGCGGAGTTGCTTTCATTATGAAGGGCTTATATTTTCTGACGCCATATTCTTTACTGATATATGGAGCAGGAAGCACATCAATTACAGAAAATCTTAATCTTCCTATGGTTTTGATTTCGGCTTCTATATGGATTTTCGCTTCCATCGCAGTCGGCATATTATTCATAAAAAACACCGATGTAAGAACGCATGTCTAA
- a CDS encoding ABC transporter ATP-binding protein, protein MNYILETLNLSKKSGNTYRVKELSMQVPVGSVYGFLGPNGAGKSTTLKMILGLIHPDSGEIKVFNQKLNSSNKLSILGQTGSLIENPGGYGHLTGLENMQIIQKLKGVNEDEIERSLKTVRLFEQRDKKLKNYSLGMKQRLGIAMALLGGPKLLILDEPTNGLDPAGIHEIRELISSLPKERGITVIISSHLLSEVEQMADYVGIINKGKMLYQGTLAELETKGEGLEDAFLKLTGGKESL, encoded by the coding sequence ATGAATTATATTCTTGAAACACTTAATCTAAGCAAAAAAAGTGGAAACACATACCGTGTAAAGGAGCTATCAATGCAAGTACCCGTTGGCTCTGTGTATGGTTTTCTTGGTCCTAACGGTGCAGGAAAGAGTACTACTCTTAAAATGATACTAGGGCTCATTCATCCTGACTCAGGCGAAATCAAGGTCTTTAATCAAAAATTAAACTCCTCAAACAAGCTTTCTATCCTTGGCCAAACCGGAAGCCTTATAGAGAACCCGGGAGGATACGGGCACCTTACAGGTCTTGAGAATATGCAAATCATACAAAAACTAAAAGGAGTAAACGAGGATGAAATCGAACGCTCTCTTAAGACAGTCAGGCTCTTTGAGCAACGTGATAAAAAGCTAAAAAACTATTCACTTGGTATGAAACAGAGACTGGGTATTGCTATGGCACTGCTTGGAGGTCCTAAGCTCTTAATATTAGATGAGCCCACCAATGGCCTTGATCCTGCAGGAATACATGAAATCCGAGAACTGATTAGTTCACTGCCAAAAGAAAGGGGTATTACGGTGATTATTTCCAGCCACCTTCTTAGTGAAGTCGAACAGATGGCTGACTATGTTGGCATTATTAATAAAGGAAAAATGCTCTATCAGGGAACTCTTGCCGAATTAGAAACAAAGGGTGAGGGGCTTGAAGATGCCTTCCTTAAGCTTACAGGCGGAAAGGAGTCATTATGA